A single genomic interval of Macaca nemestrina isolate mMacNem1 chromosome 14, mMacNem.hap1, whole genome shotgun sequence harbors:
- the LOC105463978 gene encoding ubiquinone biosynthesis protein COQ4 homolog, mitochondrial isoform X1 → MGFSVVFDPSDAPSPKRLTVFSVPAHPPRTPTAMATLLNPVLRRLRGLRRLTGLPRLAAEMPLRARSDGAVAGPLYSHHIPTSPLQKALLAAGSAAMALYDPYRHDMVAVLGETTGHRTLKVLRDRMRRDPEGAQILQERPRISTSTLDLGKLQSLPEGSLGREYLRFLDVNRVSPDTRAPTRFVDDEELAYVIQRYREVHDMLHTLLGMPTNILGEIVVKWFEAVQTGLPMCILGALFGPIQLSAQSLQVLVSELIPWAVQNGRRAPCVLNLYYERRWEQSLRALREELGITAPPVHIQGLA, encoded by the exons ATGGGTTTTTCAGTGGTGTTTGACCCCTCCGACGCTCCGTCGCCTAAGAGACTCACGGTGTTCTCCGTGCCCGCCCATCCTCCGCGGACTCCCACTGCCATGGCGACTCTGCTGAACCCTGTCCTGCGCCGGCTCCGCGGGCTCCGCAGGCTTACCGGCCTCCCGCGGCTTGCGGCAG AAATGCCTCTCCGGGCCAGGAGCGACGGCGCCGTCGCCGGCCCGCTGTACTCGCACCACATCCCCACCTCCCCGCTGCAGAAAGCGCTGCTGGCCGCCGGCTCCGCGGCGATGGCGCTCTATGACCCCTATCGCCACG ACATGGTCGCAGTTCTAGGGGAGACCACAGGACACCGCACCCTGAAGGTCCTCAGGGACCGGATGAGGAGGGATCCAGAGGGTGCCCAGATCCTGCA GGAACGTCCCCGGATTTCGACATCCACCCTCGACCTGGGCAAGCTCCAGAGCCTGCCAGAAGGCTCCCTGGGTCGCGAGTATCTCCGTTTCCTGGATGTGAAT AGGGTCTCCCCAGACACCCGAGCACCCACCCGCTTCGTGGATGATGAGGAGCTAGCGTATGTGATTCAGCGATACCGGGAGGTGCACGACATGCTTCACACCCTGCTGGGAATGCCCACTAACATCCTGG GGGAGATCGTGGTGAAATGGTTTGAGGCTGTCCAGACTGGCCTGCCCATGTGCATCCTGGGTGCTCTCTTTGGACCGATCCAACTCAGTGCTCA GAGCCTGCAAGTGCTGGTCTCGGAGTTGATCCCATGGGCCGTTCAGAACGGGCGCAGAGCCCCGTGTGTCCTCAACCTGTACTATGAGCGGCGCTGGGAGCAGTCCCTGAGGGCTCTACGGGAGGAGCTGGGCATTACGGCACCACCCGTGCATATCCAGGGCTTGGCCTGA
- the LOC105463978 gene encoding ubiquinone biosynthesis protein COQ4 homolog, mitochondrial isoform X3: MGFSVVFDPSDAPSPKRLTVFSVPAHPPRTPTAMATLLNPVLRRLRGLRRLTGLPRLAAEMPLRARSDGAVAGPLYSHHIPTSPLQKALLAAGSAAMALYDPYRHGNVPGFRHPPSTWASSRACQKAPWVASISVSWM, encoded by the exons ATGGGTTTTTCAGTGGTGTTTGACCCCTCCGACGCTCCGTCGCCTAAGAGACTCACGGTGTTCTCCGTGCCCGCCCATCCTCCGCGGACTCCCACTGCCATGGCGACTCTGCTGAACCCTGTCCTGCGCCGGCTCCGCGGGCTCCGCAGGCTTACCGGCCTCCCGCGGCTTGCGGCAG AAATGCCTCTCCGGGCCAGGAGCGACGGCGCCGTCGCCGGCCCGCTGTACTCGCACCACATCCCCACCTCCCCGCTGCAGAAAGCGCTGCTGGCCGCCGGCTCCGCGGCGATGGCGCTCTATGACCCCTATCGCCACG GGAACGTCCCCGGATTTCGACATCCACCCTCGACCTGGGCAAGCTCCAGAGCCTGCCAGAAGGCTCCCTGGGTCGCGAGTATCTCCGTTTCCTGGATGTGA
- the LOC105463978 gene encoding ubiquinone biosynthesis protein COQ4 homolog, mitochondrial isoform X2: protein MGFSVVFDPSDAPSPKRLTVFSVPAHPPRTPTAMATLLNPVLRRLRGLRRLTGLPRLAAEMPLRARSDGAVAGPLYSHHIPTSPLQKALLAAGSAAMALYDPYRHDMVAVLGETTGHRTLKVLRDRMRRDPEGAQILQERPRISTSTLDLGKLQSLPEGSLGREYLRFLDVNTETCSVAQAGVRGTISAYCNLRLPGSSNSASASEGSIPSGNCGCPTWLTRNQFFRGQEPQQGQESGHLPMALQVA, encoded by the exons ATGGGTTTTTCAGTGGTGTTTGACCCCTCCGACGCTCCGTCGCCTAAGAGACTCACGGTGTTCTCCGTGCCCGCCCATCCTCCGCGGACTCCCACTGCCATGGCGACTCTGCTGAACCCTGTCCTGCGCCGGCTCCGCGGGCTCCGCAGGCTTACCGGCCTCCCGCGGCTTGCGGCAG AAATGCCTCTCCGGGCCAGGAGCGACGGCGCCGTCGCCGGCCCGCTGTACTCGCACCACATCCCCACCTCCCCGCTGCAGAAAGCGCTGCTGGCCGCCGGCTCCGCGGCGATGGCGCTCTATGACCCCTATCGCCACG ACATGGTCGCAGTTCTAGGGGAGACCACAGGACACCGCACCCTGAAGGTCCTCAGGGACCGGATGAGGAGGGATCCAGAGGGTGCCCAGATCCTGCA GGAACGTCCCCGGATTTCGACATCCACCCTCGACCTGGGCAAGCTCCAGAGCCTGCCAGAAGGCTCCCTGGGTCGCGAGTATCTCCGTTTCCTGGATGTGAAT acggagacttgctctgttgcccaggctggagtgcgtggcacaatctcggcttactgcaacctccgtctcccaggttcaagcaattctgcctcagcctccgagggATCTATTCCAAGTGGCAATTGTGGATGCCCGACATGGTTAACGAGAAACCAATTTTTCAGAGGCCAAGAGCCCCAACAGGGCCAAGAATCTGGCCACTTGCCTATGGCTCTGCAGGTGGCATGA